CATCGTGTTCGTCGGCCTGGTGGTGCCGCACCTGGTGCGCATGACGCTGGGCGCCAACCATCGCCTGCTGCTGCCCGCCTGTCTGCTGGGCGGAGGGCTGGTGATGACGCTGGCCGACTGGCTGGCGCGCATCGTGGTGATTCCGGCCGAACTGCCGATCGGCCTGGTGACCGGGCTGGTGGGCGGTCCCTTCTTCCTGTGGCTGCTGGCGCGCGGCCGGAGGCACGGTTGATGCTGGCCGCTGAAAATCTGACCCTGGCGCGCGACGGCAAGCGCATCCTGGACCGCGTGTCGCTGGCGATCCATCCCGGCGAAGTGGTGGGCCTGCTGGGCAGCAACGGCGCCGGCAAGTCGACCCTGCTGGGCGCGCTGTCGGCCGAGCTGGGCGCGGATGGCGGCAGCCTGACGCTGGACGGCCGCCCGCTGGACGCGATGCCGCCGCGCGAGCAGGCGCGCAAGCGCGCGGTGCTGCCGCAGAAGCCCGGGCTGACCTTCGACCTGGGGGTGCGCGAGGTGGTGGCGATGGGCGCCTATCCGTTTCCGGAACTGTCGCCGGCCGAGGTCGACGAACTGGCGCGGCAGGCGCTGGAATGGGCCGACGTCAGCCACCTGGATGGCCGCCGCTATCCGCAGCTGTCGGGCGGCGAGCAGCAGCGGGTGCAGTTCGCCCGGGTGCTGGTGCAATGCCGCGCGGCGCGTGCCGCGGACGAGGCCCGCTATCTGTTGCTGGACGAACCCACCGCCAGCCTGGATCCCAAGCACCAGGCCGACCTGATGCGGCGCGCGGCCCAGCTGGCGCGCGAAAGCCATACGGGCGTGCTGGTCATCCTGCACGACATGAACCTGGCGGCGCGCTGGTGCGACCGCCTGCTGCTGCTGAGCGGCGGCCAGGCGGTGGCGCTGGGCACGCCGGCCGAGGTGCTGACGCCGGCCAACCTGTTCCTGGCGTACGGCATCGAGGCGCAGGTGATGCCGCACCCGCTGCAGGCCGACCGGCTGCTGGTGCTGATGGCTTGATGCGGGCGAGCCCCGGTAAAATGGGGCATCGCGGCGGCCGTGGCCGCCTTTTCCTCATCTACCGACAGGACCCAGTGTCATGCCTACTTTCGACGTCGTCTCCGAAGTCGACAAACACGAACTCACCAACGCCATCGACCAGGCCAACCGCGAGCTCGCCACCCGTTTCGATTTCAAGGGCACGGATGCCAAGTTCGAGCTGGAAGGCTTCGTGGTGACGCAGGTCGCATCCAGCGCGTTCCAGCTCAAGCAGATGCTGGATATCCTGCGCGGCCGCCTGTCGGCGCGCGGGATCGACGTGCGCTGCCTGGATGTGGCGGATCCGCTGGAGAACCTGGGCGGGGCGCGGCAGAAGGTGACGATCAAGCAGGGCATCGAGCAGCCGGTGGCCAAGAAGCTGATCGCGGCGATCAAGAACGCCAAGCTCAAGGTCGAGAGCCAGATCAATGGCGACAAGCTGCGGATCAGTGGCAAGAAGCGGGATGATCTGCAGACGGCGATCGCGTTGTTGAAGAAGACGGATGTGGATTTGCCGTTGCAGTTCGAGAATTTTCGGGACTGATTTTTTTTTGGCGGCGGGGGCTTCGTAGGCCGCCCGTTGCGCGGGGTGTCGGGAGGGTGGGCGCCCACGATTGCGGTCCGGAGCGTTCGCTCCGGACTTCCCCTTCGTCATCTTCGTTCAGGCCTTCGGCCTTCCTTCAGATTCCCTCGGGCGCATCGAGGTTGCCCACCCTCCCGACACCCCGCGCAACGGGCTACCGGCGTCTTGGTTTGCGGCGCAGTCAGGGCGGTGGGGGGTGGAGAGGTTTGCGTTGCCCGCAGAAAACCGGCCGCCCTGCGCGGCCGGTTTTTGCATACGCGGGTTGGGGCGTCGGGGCGGTGTGCGCTGCGCGCTTGCGGGGAGTGGTCTTGCTGGCCTGATCCATCGGGTGGGCGTCGTGCCTGCACGGCGCACCGTCATTTCCTCAATACGCCGCCCACAGGTGCTGGGCCGCATAGGCGCGCCAGGGGCGCCAGGCTTCGGCGCGGGCCAGGAGTTGGGCGGGGGTGTAGGCGCGGTTTTCGAGTTTTTCCAGGGCGCGGATCAGGCCGATGTCGGAGGCGGGGAAAGCGTCGGGTTCGCGTAGTTGGCGCAGGGCGATGTATTGGGCGGTCCATTCGCCGACGCCGCGGATCTCGCGCAGGCGGGTGACGGAGGCGTCCAGGCTGTCGGCGGCTTCGAACAGGCGCGGGTCGGCCAGGGCGGCGGCGGCGACGGCGGAGAGGGTGGCGGCGCGGCTGCGGGGCATGCCCAGGGGGGCGAGGTCGGCGGGGGCGATGGCTTCGGGCAGCGGAAACAGGTGGGTCAGGTCGCCGTCGGGTTGGTCCAGGGGCTGGCCGTGGGCGGCGACGAGTTTGCCGGCGAGCTTGATGGCGGCGCCGACGGTGATCTGCTGGCCGAGGACGGCGCGCAAGGCGAGTTCGAAGCCGTCCCAGGCGCCGGGCACGCGCAGGCCTGGGCGGGCGGCGGTCAGGGCCGCCATGACCGGATCGTGGGCGAACTGGGCGGCCAGGGCGGCGGGGTCGCTGGCCAGGTCGAAGACGCGGCGCAGGCGCGCGATGAGGGCGGGCAGCGCGTGCAGTTGCGGGAAGCGGACGGTGGCTTGCAGCGCGTTGCCGGCGCCGGGTTCGACGCGGACGGTGCCCTGGGCGCCGTCCA
The window above is part of the Achromobacter deleyi genome. Proteins encoded here:
- a CDS encoding YajQ family cyclic di-GMP-binding protein, with translation MPTFDVVSEVDKHELTNAIDQANRELATRFDFKGTDAKFELEGFVVTQVASSAFQLKQMLDILRGRLSARGIDVRCLDVADPLENLGGARQKVTIKQGIEQPVAKKLIAAIKNAKLKVESQINGDKLRISGKKRDDLQTAIALLKKTDVDLPLQFENFRD
- a CDS encoding AlkA N-terminal domain-containing protein, producing MNLDHDACYSAIRVRDARYDGRFFTAVKTTRIYCRPVCPARTPLSRNVLFYPTAAAAQEAGFHPCLRCRPETAPAAGSAPELPDSVARALALVELGALDDAGVDALAARLGVGERQLRRQFRQHLGASPVAVAQTRRVLLAKQLIHETHLPMAEIAFAAGFGSIRRFNEIFHALFGRPPGELRRSGKPDISAGPQGEIKLLLRYRPPYDWPAMLDFLRARAIPGIERVSGDSYTRTIGLDGAQGTVRVEPGAGNALQATVRFPQLHALPALIARLRRVFDLASDPAALAAQFAHDPVMAALTAARPGLRVPGAWDGFELALRAVLGQQITVGAAIKLAGKLVAAHGQPLDQPDGDLTHLFPLPEAIAPADLAPLGMPRSRAATLSAVAAAALADPRLFEAADSLDASVTRLREIRGVGEWTAQYIALRQLREPDAFPASDIGLIRALEKLENRAYTPAQLLARAEAWRPWRAYAAQHLWAAY
- a CDS encoding heme ABC transporter ATP-binding protein — translated: MMLAAENLTLARDGKRILDRVSLAIHPGEVVGLLGSNGAGKSTLLGALSAELGADGGSLTLDGRPLDAMPPREQARKRAVLPQKPGLTFDLGVREVVAMGAYPFPELSPAEVDELARQALEWADVSHLDGRRYPQLSGGEQQRVQFARVLVQCRAARAADEARYLLLDEPTASLDPKHQADLMRRAAQLARESHTGVLVILHDMNLAARWCDRLLLLSGGQAVALGTPAEVLTPANLFLAYGIEAQVMPHPLQADRLLVLMA